The following is a genomic window from Pygocentrus nattereri isolate fPygNat1 chromosome 8, fPygNat1.pri, whole genome shotgun sequence.
GCTTAAGTTAAGAAACACAGAAGGAAAAGTCAGATCTTCACCTTTGGGATGCTGTAGCCCATCAGTTCAGTATCTCTGCtggtgcagtgaaacacacccAGAGGGGCAGTATTGGCGATACGCTGACACTCATGGATCACAGCCTGTATGTACGGCATCTTGTGTCTGTCCTCAAAAGATGCATGAGCTTTACCCTCCAGAACCTCATCAATCTCCTTCTGACATCTTTCTAGAAAGCCGACAGAGCAGGCATGTGAAGCAATTACTGTCTCTAGTAAATCTATCAAACAAATCGTATGATCAAATGCAGTAGAAAGCTCATAGTGCACACCCTGGATGTCTGGATGTGTTATGAGGTAGAGGAACGCTGTTAGGAGGGTGTTAGAGGTGGTATCTGTCCCAGCACCATGCAAGTCCACAACGCATCTTGCAAGCTGCTCTTCATTGAAAGACCCATCATCTCCTCTCTGTTGAAAAGAAAGCATCGTCTGATAAGGTTGTGCATATTAGATTTAATCCATTGTGTTAAAGGAAGTGATCTCAGAGTTTctctttaataatataaaaaaatcttcACATTCAAGCACACACACCTTATCAAGCTCATCCAGATAGCAGTCGACAAAGTTTTCTGGTTCTCCTGGGACTCTTGATGTCTTGTGTTTGCTGATCATACTTGCTATCATTTTTTTGAGTACTTTAAAGTTTGTGATAACCTTCCTAAAAGGAAGGGGCAGGGCTCTCAAAATAGGAAGCGTATCATATATCTGTAGCAAAGAAAGACATTTTAACTTTCAACCAACCTGTATTTTTCCAAAGATAATACAACAAGCTACCAGTATAATATATAGCTCATAATATAAAGTGAGAAACAATTGTTTTACTGTTAATAATAGAAAGTCCTACCATTCCCCAGGGTCCATTGGTGGTTTTTGCAAGTTCAGTGAAGAGGCTAACATACTGTTTAAGAGTTTCATCTCCGTAATCGTAGCGAATTCCAAATAACACCATATAGATGATATTTGATGCAGCATCATGGAACAAAGTCTGAGGATTCAGGAAGCCCCctacacagatacacatacattcacaaatGAATGTCAGATCTGATTGCATAATGTTTAATGGTGTAGCGGTTTCCTTCCTAAAGGTCTTGTAGCTGTAACCAAGATACAAAATGCAGTCCTAATTAACTATTTTCACATCTTGGCTCAAAATCTAAACACATATTATTGTGTTGAATAGGGACAAGTAGAATATAAATTCAAATATAAATTCAAGTAAAAGTAACTGTTATagggttttattcatttttgttatagtgtttagtgttttttgaaGTGTAATGATGAAAATACCAGCAGTTCTTTCCAAGCGTTTCACGAGATGTTCAGTCTCTCCCAGAATCCTGTCCTCCATTGACTGCTTCCCCATGCCAAAGTTCCTCAGGGTCATGAGGGCAAAGCGCCGATGCTCCTTCCATGCAGGACCATAATCAAGAAGCACAATACCTGTCACATTTGACACATATCAGACATTTAAGA
Proteins encoded in this region:
- the LOC108439354 gene encoding cytochrome P450 2D3-like isoform X1; translated protein: MLGSLVLVWVFIFLLFLFIRTQRPKNFPPGPRPLPLFGNLFQLNITNPLKDFEKLAERYGNVYSLYIGGTPAVVLTGLKALKEAFVNKAADFSGRPQNLLISHAAEGKGIVLLDYGPAWKEHRRFALMTLRNFGMGKQSMEDRILGETEHLVKRLERTAGGFLNPQTLFHDAASNIIYMVLFGIRYDYGDETLKQYVSLFTELAKTTNGPWGMIYDTLPILRALPLPFRKVITNFKVLKKMIASMISKHKTSRVPGEPENFVDCYLDELDKRGDDGSFNEEQLARCVVDLHGAGTDTTSNTLLTAFLYLITHPDIQERCQKEIDEVLEGKAHASFEDRHKMPYIQAVIHECQRIANTAPLGVFHCTSRDTELMGYSIPKDTVIIPNLASVLSEDGQWKFPHEFNPANFLNEQGQFEKPEAFLPFSTVFYMCAGPRMCIGEGLARMELFLILVTLLRRFQFFWPKDAGEPDFTPVYGITLTPKPYRMGIRLR
- the LOC108439354 gene encoding cytochrome P450 2D3-like isoform X2, producing the protein MLGSLVLVWVFIFLLFLFIRTQRPKNFPPGPRPLPLFGNLFQLNITNPLKDFEKLAERYGNVYSLYIGGTPAVVLTGLKALKEAFVNKAADFSGRPQNLLISHAAEGKGIVLLDYGPAWKEHRRFALMTLRNFGMGKQSMEDRILGETEHLVKRLERTAGGFLNPQTLFHDAASNIIYMVLFGIRYDYGDETLKQYVSLFTELAKTTNGPWGMIYDTLPILRALPLPFRKVITNFKVLKKMIASMISKHKTSRVPGEPENFVDCYLDELDKRGDDGSFNEEQLARCVVDLHGAGTDTTSNTLLTAFLYLITHPDIQERCQKEIDEVLEGKAHASFEDRHKMPYIQAVIHECQRIANTAPLGVFHCTSRDTELMGYSIPKDTVIIPNLASVLSEDGQWKFPHEFNPANFLNEQGQFEKPEAFLPFSTGPRMCIGEGLARMELFLILVTLLRRFQFFWPKDAGEPDFTPVYGITLTPKPYRMGIRLR
- the LOC108439354 gene encoding cytochrome P450 2D3-like isoform X3, whose translation is MLGSLVLVWVFIFLLFLFIRTQRPKNFPPGPRPLPLFGNLFQLNITNPLKDFEKLAERYGNVYSLYIGGTPAVVLTGLKALKEAFVNKAADFSGRPQNLLISHAAEGKGIVLLDYGPAWKEHRRFALMTLRNFGMGKQSMEDRILGETEHLVKRLERTAGGFLNPQTLFHDAASNIIYMVLFGIRYDYGDETLKQYVSLFTELAKTTNGPWGMIYDTLPILRALPLPFRKVITNFKVLKKMIASMISKHKTSRVPGEPENFVDCYLDELDKRGDDGSFNEEQLARCVVDLHGAGTDTTSNTLLTAFLYLITHPDIQGVHYELSTAFDHTICLIDLLETVIASHACSVGFLERCQKEIDEVLEGKAHASFEDRHKMPYIQAVIHECQRIANTAPLGVFHCTSRDTELMGYSIPKDTVIIPNLASVLSEDGQWKFPHEFNPANFLNEQGQFEKPEAFLPFSTGPRMCIGEGLARMELFLILVTLLRRFQFFWPKDAGEPDFTPVYGITLTPKPYRMGIRLR